The following is a genomic window from Corynebacterium incognita.
TGTTCATGACGATGTTGGCGGCGCCGAGCATCGCGCCTTCGATCGGCGGCTTGTGATGCTTGATCTTTTGGTGCCGCATCTCCAGCAGGACGTCGGACAGCGGGATCTTGACCGGGCAGACCTCGTCGCAGCGCCCGCACAGGGAGCAGGCGTAGGGCAGGGAGGCGTTGGGGTCCTTGTAGTCATCGATGCCGGTGAGCTGCGGGGTAATGACCGCGCCGATAGGGCCAGGGTAGGTGGAGCCGTAGGCGTGACCGCCGGTGCGCTCGTAGACCGGGCAGACGTTCAAACATGCGGAACAACGGATGCACTTGAGCGCCTCGCGGCCAATCTCGTTGCTCATCGCCGCGGTGCGGCCGTTGTCCAAGAGGATGACGTGGAAGTTCTGCGGGCCGTCACCCTCGGTGACGCCAGACCACAGGGAGGTGTACGGGTTCATGCGTTCGGCGGTCGAAGAGCGCGGTAGGAGCTGCATGAACACCTCGAGGTCGGAGAACGTCGGGAGCAACTTCTCAATGCCCATGACGGTGATGAGCGTCTCGGGCAGGGTCAGGCACATGCGGCCGTTGCCCTCAGATTCGACCACGGAGATGGTGCCGGTCTCGGCGATACCGAAGTTGGCGCCGGAGATGGCGACCTTGGCCTTCATGAACTGCTCGCGCAGGTACATGCGTGCGGCCTCGGCAAGCTCAGCGGGTTCGGAGGAAATATCGGGGCCCAGGTCGGGCATCTTCTTTAAGAAGATCTCGCGAATCTCCGCGCGGTTGCGGTGGATGGCCGGCACCAGGATATGCGACGGCTTGTCCTCGCCCAACTGAACGATGAGCTCGGCCAGATCGGTCTCTTGAGCGAAGATGCCGGCCTCTTCAAGCTGCTCGTTGAGGGCGATTTCCTGCGTGGCCATGGACTTGACCTTGACCACGTTGTCCTCGCCAGTCTCCTTCACCAGGCGGGTGGCAATTTCGCCGGCTTCCTTGGCGTCGCGTGCCCAGTGCACGTGGCCGCCGCGGGCAACCACGGACGCCTCAAACTGCTCGAGGAGCTCGCCCATGCGGGCGGCGACGTCCTGCTTGGTGGCGGAGCCTGCCTCGCGCAGCGCCTCCCAATCATCGAGCTCGCCGACGGCGCCGGAGCGCTTGTCGCGAATCGTCGTGGTGGCGTGGTGCAGGTTGCGGCGCTGGGTGGCGTTGTTAAGCGCATCGTGCGCCGCGTGTGGGAATTGTTCGGTGCCGCGGAGGTTGCCCGGGACGTGCGGGGCATGTGGCGGCATGGTGGGGGTGTTCAGACCGATTTTCACAGCATCTTCTCCCTCGAATAAGCGGCGGTGGTCGGCGTCCAGGGGTTGTCCTTAGTGGAGGCCAGGATTTCCGCCATGTGGATGGCGCGGATACCGGTGTGCTGGCGAGACAGGGAACCCGCGATGTTCATGAGGCAGGAGGAGTCACCGCCGGTGACGTATTCTGCCTTCGTGTCCTTGATGTGGTGCGCCTTGTCACCCACCATGGCGGCGGAGACCTCGGCGTTCTTGATCGCGAAGGTGCCGCCGAAGCCGCAGCATTCTTCTTCGTTGTCCAGCTCCACCAGGTCGATACCTTCGACCTGACGCAGCAGCTCGTAAGGGCGGTCGCCGAGTTTGAGGAAGCGGCGACCGTGGCAGGAGGAGTGGTAGGTCACGCGGTGTGGGAAGAACGCGCCGACGTTGGTGACGCCTGCGACATCGACCAGGAATTCTGGGAGGTCGAGGGTTTTGTCGGCGGCCTTCTTCGCGCCGTCGACAAGCGCGGCATCGCCGTAGCGGTCCGCGATGCGGACGTGCTGCTCGCGCACCGCGCCCACGCAGGAGCCGGAGGCGGAG
Proteins encoded in this region:
- a CDS encoding LutB/LldF family L-lactate oxidation iron-sulfur protein, which codes for MPPHAPHVPGNLRGTEQFPHAAHDALNNATQRRNLHHATTTIRDKRSGAVGELDDWEALREAGSATKQDVAARMGELLEQFEASVVARGGHVHWARDAKEAGEIATRLVKETGEDNVVKVKSMATQEIALNEQLEEAGIFAQETDLAELIVQLGEDKPSHILVPAIHRNRAEIREIFLKKMPDLGPDISSEPAELAEAARMYLREQFMKAKVAISGANFGIAETGTISVVESEGNGRMCLTLPETLITVMGIEKLLPTFSDLEVFMQLLPRSSTAERMNPYTSLWSGVTEGDGPQNFHVILLDNGRTAAMSNEIGREALKCIRCSACLNVCPVYERTGGHAYGSTYPGPIGAVITPQLTGIDDYKDPNASLPYACSLCGRCDEVCPVKIPLSDVLLEMRHQKIKHHKPPIEGAMLGAANIVMNNPALWDKVMRMVVFGRVLGGFNGQIDSLPWIFGGWSEVRNTAVPPKKSFRQWFESDEAKKLLAQAREEGLAQQSPADQHVGPNPDQHGEKEA
- a CDS encoding (Fe-S)-binding protein, with translation MKIALFSTCIGDALFPDAHKATALLLSRLGHEVVFPEGQTCCGQMHINTGYQEETVPIIRTYADAFADPSIDYVVSASGSCVGAVREQHVRIADRYGDAALVDGAKKAADKTLDLPEFLVDVAGVTNVGAFFPHRVTYHSSCHGRRFLKLGDRPYELLRQVEGIDLVELDNEEECCGFGGTFAIKNAEVSAAMVGDKAHHIKDTKAEYVTGGDSSCLMNIAGSLSRQHTGIRAIHMAEILASTKDNPWTPTTAAYSREKML